The following proteins are encoded in a genomic region of Montipora foliosa isolate CH-2021 chromosome 8, ASM3666993v2, whole genome shotgun sequence:
- the LOC138012481 gene encoding 5'-tyrosyl-DNA phosphodiesterase-like has translation MSSFPISRGPLLVLSVLIILVYVLRAFLSVSSGDSLADSVSMLTWNIWFSPTKMQERMKALGKIVSDLHPDILAFQEVTRESLAFLRKERWFSRYHMIPPDVTGQENHFVVILSVFPVVSWLVHPFKIAPYKNRKVVWAVTKSAVSSGAEFIIGTTHLVHAERNTRMRELQLRETLRILSVYENVCVMGDMNIFEGRFKADGVVILPSSWTDAWLSVPENENKNGYTWNARKNPFSKFRSNANATYYSNRCDRVLCKLSDFRVKEIKIVGAELTQSKIVPSDHYGLFTVIELSENVKHKGDETSEEVFFKRPLNWEKSITQEGMVFKVLANWQTDLNLKMNILDTAHSQE, from the coding sequence ATGTCATCGTTTCCCATTTCTCGAGGTCCTTTACTGGTCCTTTCAGTTCTAATAATTCTTGTGTACGTTCTTCGTGCATTCTTAAGCGTTTCCTCTGGTGATTCATTGGCTGACAGTGTTAGTATGCTGACATGGAACATTTGGTTTTCGCCTACCAAAATGCAGGAGAGAATGAAAGCACTGGGAAAAATCGTCAGTGATCTGCATCCAGATATTCTGGCTTTTCAAGAAGTGACGCGAGAAAGTCTGGCATTTTTGCGAAAGGAACGCTGGTTTTCCAGATATCACATGATTCCACCTGATGTCACTGGTCAAGAGAATCATTTTGTTGTGATTCTGAGTGTATTTCCTGTGGTCAGTTGGTTGGTTCATCCATTCAAGATTGCTCCATACAAAAATCGCAAAGTCGTTTGGGCAGTAACCAAAAGCGCTGTTTCATCAGGTGCTGAATTTATAATCGGAACAACACACTTGGTGCATGCTGAACGCAATACTCGAATGCGCGAGTTACAACTGAGAGAAACACTACGTATTCTCTCCGTCTATGAGAATGTTTGTGTTATGGGTGACATGAATATATTTGAAGGCAGATTTAAAGCTGATGGTGTTGTTATTCTCCCGTCTTCTTGGACTGATGCATGGCTGTCTGTtcctgaaaatgaaaacaaaaacggtTATACTTGGAACGCCAGAAAGAACCCATTTTCGAAGTTCAGGTCTAACGCCAATGCAACATATTACAGTAACCGGTGTGATCGAGTCCTGTGCAAACTATCAGATTTCAgagtgaaagaaatcaaaatcgTTGGTGCCGAATTGACACAGTCTAAAATTGTTCCCAGCGATCATTATGGTTTGTTTACTGTCATAGAATTGTCTGAAAACGTTAAGCATAAAGGTGATGAAACATCTGAGGAGGTTTTTTTCAAAAGGCCACTGAACTGGGAAAAATCGATAACACAGGAAGGAATGGTTTTTAAAGTGTTGGCAAACTGGCAAACTGATCTTAATTTAAAGATGAATATTCTAGATACCGCTCATTCtcaagaatag